Proteins encoded together in one Hymenobacter monticola window:
- a CDS encoding HNH endonuclease, giving the protein MAPADELDLTVRSGLFKRVVLDAYDYTCAVSGLKLLSTRSSPVPLLDACHIVPWAVSHDDTISNGVALCPNLHRAFDRHLFWIDADYRVRLADDFGELSGGDYGVRRFEGQELRLPQRPEWWPGRENLAKQRIGVSP; this is encoded by the coding sequence GTGGCGCCCGCCGACGAGCTCGACCTCACCGTGCGCAGCGGCCTGTTCAAGCGCGTGGTGCTCGACGCCTACGACTACACCTGCGCCGTGTCGGGCCTCAAGCTGCTCAGCACCCGCAGCAGCCCCGTGCCGCTGCTCGACGCCTGCCACATCGTGCCCTGGGCCGTGAGCCACGACGACACCATCTCGAACGGCGTGGCCCTGTGCCCCAACCTGCACCGTGCCTTCGACCGCCACCTGTTCTGGATTGACGCCGACTACCGCGTGCGCCTGGCCGACGACTTCGGCGAACTCAGCGGCGGCGACTACGGCGTGCGCCGCTTCGAGGGCCAGGAACTGCGGCTGCCCCAGCGGCCGGAGTGGTGGCCGGGGCGGGAGAATTTGGCGAAGCAGCGGATAGGTGTTAGTCCTTGA
- a CDS encoding glycosyltransferase family 4 protein gives MRVALVINTSWNIWNFRASLVRALQAAGHEVLAIAPPDDYSKRLETELGCRYVSILMENKGTNPVKDAALTRRFYQIYKREKPDVVLHYTIKPNIYGSIAAKLAGIPSINNVSGLGTVFIIKNFVSKVALGLYRFAFRFPAKIFFQNGDDRQLFLDNGLVRPAITDLLPGSGIDTNKFRPAAEFRRNQPFVFLMVARVLYEKGVVEYFEAAKIIREAVPGTRTQLLGGLDEAGGVGVPRATFEEWLKSGDIEYLGRSDDVAAHLHQADCVVLPSYREGTPKTLLEAAACGKPVVTTDVPGCRETVVDGRNGYLCQVRSGEDLAAKMLQVLRLSDADLRGMGQNSRYLAETKFDEQIVLNKYLAAVAAVKK, from the coding sequence TTGCGCGTCGCCCTTGTCATCAACACCAGCTGGAATATTTGGAATTTTCGGGCCAGCCTCGTGCGCGCTCTGCAGGCGGCCGGCCACGAAGTACTGGCCATTGCCCCGCCCGACGACTATTCCAAGCGCCTCGAAACCGAACTGGGCTGCCGCTACGTGTCCATCCTGATGGAAAACAAGGGCACCAACCCGGTGAAAGACGCCGCCCTCACGCGCCGCTTCTACCAGATTTACAAGCGGGAAAAACCCGACGTGGTGCTGCACTACACCATCAAGCCCAACATCTACGGCAGCATCGCTGCCAAGCTGGCCGGCATCCCCAGCATCAACAACGTGAGCGGGCTGGGCACGGTGTTCATCATCAAGAACTTCGTGAGCAAGGTGGCGCTGGGTCTGTACCGCTTCGCCTTCCGCTTCCCGGCCAAAATCTTCTTCCAGAACGGCGACGACAGGCAGCTGTTCCTCGACAATGGCCTGGTGCGCCCGGCAATCACCGACCTGCTGCCCGGCTCCGGCATCGACACCAACAAGTTCCGGCCCGCTGCCGAGTTTCGGCGCAACCAGCCGTTCGTGTTCTTGATGGTGGCGCGGGTACTCTATGAGAAGGGCGTGGTGGAGTATTTTGAAGCTGCCAAAATCATTCGGGAAGCCGTGCCGGGCACCCGCACTCAGCTGCTGGGTGGGCTCGACGAGGCCGGCGGCGTGGGCGTGCCCCGCGCCACGTTTGAGGAGTGGCTGAAAAGCGGCGACATCGAATACCTGGGCCGCTCCGACGACGTGGCCGCCCACCTGCACCAGGCCGACTGCGTGGTGCTGCCCAGCTACCGCGAAGGCACCCCGAAAACCCTGCTCGAAGCAGCTGCCTGCGGCAAGCCCGTGGTGACCACCGACGTGCCCGGCTGCCGCGAAACCGTGGTGGATGGCCGCAACGGCTACCTCTGCCAGGTGCGCAGCGGCGAAGACCTGGCCGCCAAAATGCTGCAGGTGCTGCGCCTGAGCGACGCCGACCTGCGCGGCATGGGCCAGAACAGCCGCTACCTGGCCGAAACCAAGTTTGACGAGCAAATTGTGCTCAACAAGTACCTCGCGGCCGTGGCCGCCGTGAAAAAATAA
- the ppk1 gene encoding polyphosphate kinase 1, with the protein MKALSRDLSWLRFNARVLQEAQSDNVPLLERLKFLAIFSSNLDEFFKVRVATLRRLAKLKKKTRAKLGESPRRVLKEVLAEVGRQQEEFGATFREQLLPALNAQHIHLLSEAELTDKQREWTLRYFREKVRDLLSPVVLDDTLHHLFLKDQAVYLTFFLRQPHDRKAKLEAERVLTMELPTKRHGGRFVRLPDEGEEKYVLFLDDVIRVGAAELFPAYEQVTVNAIKLSRDAELDIEEEVSGDLMEKIRSSLAKRTTGFPARLLYDPEMPAEALRAIKQKTGITDEELVEGSRYHNFRDFFGFPDFDEPAFHYPEWPALPHPTLPRTGSLLAAIGQRDHLLHPPYQSFDYVTRLLREAADDPAVSAISITLYRVASKSAVVKALLKAAKRGKQVTAVVELKARFDEESNLFWADKLKRAGANVVFTPPELKCHSKLLLIARREADETTRRYAYFSTGNFNESTAGLYTDHGLFTADERLTRESAAVFEYLHNQSVVPELHYLLVAPFGLRTGLNELIDYEIKQAKKGKDAYIILKVNAVEDAAMIGKLYEASKAGVRIELLVRGIGRLVPGLPECSANIQQRGLVDRYLEHSRVYVFGHGGEEKVYVSSADWMTRNLDRRVEVAFPILDEGLRAEVRQLLDFQRHDNVKARDFDNKFIAAAEGEKPLRAQEATYAWLKGLKRRLARVPRSSASAR; encoded by the coding sequence ATGAAAGCCCTTTCCCGCGACCTGAGCTGGCTGCGTTTCAACGCCCGCGTGCTGCAGGAAGCCCAGAGCGACAACGTGCCGCTGCTGGAGCGCCTCAAGTTCCTGGCCATCTTCAGCAGCAACCTCGACGAGTTTTTCAAGGTGCGCGTGGCCACGCTGCGGCGCCTGGCCAAGCTCAAGAAGAAAACCCGCGCCAAGCTGGGCGAAAGCCCGCGCCGCGTGCTGAAGGAGGTGCTGGCCGAAGTGGGCCGCCAGCAGGAAGAATTTGGCGCTACGTTTCGGGAGCAACTACTGCCGGCGCTCAACGCCCAGCACATCCACCTGCTGAGCGAGGCCGAGCTGACCGATAAGCAACGCGAGTGGACGTTGCGCTACTTCCGCGAGAAGGTGCGCGACCTGCTCTCGCCCGTGGTGCTCGACGACACCCTGCACCACCTGTTTTTGAAGGACCAGGCCGTGTACCTCACCTTCTTCCTGCGCCAGCCGCACGACCGCAAGGCCAAGCTGGAAGCCGAGCGGGTGCTCACCATGGAGCTGCCCACCAAGCGCCACGGCGGCCGCTTCGTGCGCCTGCCCGACGAAGGCGAGGAAAAGTACGTGCTGTTTCTGGACGACGTGATTCGCGTGGGGGCGGCCGAGCTGTTTCCGGCCTATGAGCAGGTGACGGTGAATGCCATCAAGCTTTCGCGCGATGCCGAGCTGGACATCGAAGAAGAAGTATCGGGCGACCTGATGGAGAAAATTCGCAGCAGCCTGGCCAAGCGCACCACCGGCTTCCCGGCCCGCCTGCTCTACGACCCCGAGATGCCCGCCGAGGCCCTGCGCGCCATCAAGCAGAAAACCGGCATCACCGACGAGGAGCTGGTGGAGGGCAGCCGCTACCACAACTTCCGCGACTTCTTCGGCTTTCCTGATTTCGACGAGCCGGCCTTTCACTACCCCGAGTGGCCGGCCCTGCCCCACCCCACCCTGCCGCGCACCGGCAGCCTGCTCGCCGCCATCGGGCAGCGCGACCACCTGCTGCACCCCCCCTACCAAAGCTTCGACTACGTGACACGCCTGCTGCGCGAAGCCGCCGACGACCCCGCCGTGTCGGCCATCAGCATCACGCTCTACCGCGTGGCCAGCAAAAGCGCCGTGGTGAAGGCCCTCCTCAAAGCCGCCAAGCGCGGCAAGCAGGTGACGGCCGTGGTGGAGCTAAAAGCGCGGTTTGACGAGGAATCGAACCTGTTTTGGGCCGACAAGCTGAAACGCGCCGGCGCCAACGTCGTCTTCACCCCGCCCGAGCTCAAGTGCCACAGCAAATTGCTGCTCATTGCGCGCCGCGAAGCCGACGAAACCACGCGCCGCTACGCCTACTTCAGCACCGGCAACTTCAACGAAAGCACCGCCGGCCTCTACACCGACCACGGCCTGTTCACGGCCGATGAGCGCCTCACGCGCGAGTCGGCCGCCGTGTTTGAGTATTTGCACAACCAAAGCGTAGTGCCCGAGCTACACTACCTGCTGGTGGCGCCCTTCGGCCTGCGCACGGGGCTGAACGAGTTGATTGACTACGAAATCAAACAAGCCAAAAAGGGCAAGGACGCCTACATCATCCTCAAGGTGAATGCCGTGGAAGACGCGGCCATGATTGGCAAGCTTTACGAAGCCAGCAAGGCCGGCGTGCGCATCGAGCTGCTGGTGCGCGGCATCGGCCGCCTGGTGCCGGGCCTGCCCGAGTGCAGCGCCAACATCCAGCAGCGCGGCCTCGTGGACCGCTACCTGGAGCACAGCCGCGTGTACGTGTTCGGCCACGGCGGCGAGGAAAAAGTGTACGTGTCCTCGGCCGACTGGATGACCCGCAACCTCGACCGCCGCGTGGAGGTGGCCTTCCCCATCCTGGATGAAGGATTACGCGCCGAGGTGCGCCAGCTGCTCGATTTCCAGCGCCACGACAACGTGAAGGCGCGGGACTTTGACAACAAGTTCATTGCGGCGGCAGAGGGCGAAAAACCGTTGCGGGCGCAGGAAGCAACTTATGCATGGCTGAAGGGTCTGAAGCGACGCCTAGCCCGCGTACCCCGAAGCTCCGCTTCGGCCCGCTAG
- the hflX gene encoding GTPase HflX encodes MATSQSGGRKHTNSTRHIGATDNVKGRAGRILAKSADNGTYETAKEQETAVLVSVPPRRQSEAQTTEYLDELAFLIETAGATATKRFVQRLEKPDIRTYVGEGKLAEIKAYVQHEGSSMVVFDDDLSPSQLRNLEAELLVKIVDRSLLILDIFALRAKSATSRTQVELAQYQYLLPRLTGLWTHLDKQRGGVGMKGPGETEIETDRRIVRDRIAFLKEKLEDLDKQSHTQRKSRGGLVRVALVGYTNVGKSTLMNVLGKAEVFAENKLFATVDATTRKVVLDNQPFLLSDTVGFIRKLPTKLIESFKSTLDEIREADLLLHVVDISHPGFEEQIQVVNDTLADIGAADKPALLVFNKIDQYKPDDAQHDPFGELQEAEAEETAAPRPPLAQLQATYMAKLHDPVVFVSAQERTNLEELRELVAKRVAALHQQRYPYQSAGYGQE; translated from the coding sequence ATGGCAACTTCCCAATCCGGCGGCCGCAAGCACACCAACAGCACCCGCCACATCGGTGCCACCGATAACGTGAAAGGCCGCGCCGGCCGCATCCTGGCCAAATCCGCCGACAACGGCACCTACGAAACCGCCAAAGAGCAGGAAACCGCCGTGCTCGTGAGCGTGCCCCCGCGCCGGCAGTCGGAAGCCCAAACCACCGAATACCTCGACGAGCTGGCGTTTCTGATTGAAACCGCCGGCGCCACCGCCACCAAGCGCTTTGTGCAGCGCCTCGAAAAGCCCGACATCCGCACCTACGTGGGCGAGGGCAAGCTGGCCGAAATCAAGGCCTACGTGCAGCACGAGGGCAGCAGCATGGTCGTGTTCGACGACGACCTGTCGCCCTCGCAGCTGCGCAACCTCGAAGCCGAGCTGCTGGTCAAAATCGTGGACCGCTCGCTGCTCATTCTCGATATTTTTGCCCTGCGGGCCAAGTCAGCCACCTCGCGTACGCAGGTGGAGCTGGCCCAGTACCAATACCTGCTGCCCCGCCTGACGGGCCTCTGGACGCACTTGGACAAGCAGCGCGGCGGCGTGGGCATGAAAGGCCCGGGCGAAACCGAGATTGAAACCGACCGCCGCATCGTGCGCGACCGCATTGCCTTCCTCAAGGAGAAGCTCGAAGACCTCGACAAGCAAAGCCACACCCAGCGCAAAAGCCGCGGGGGCCTGGTGCGCGTGGCCCTGGTGGGCTACACCAACGTGGGCAAGAGCACGCTAATGAACGTGCTGGGCAAGGCCGAAGTATTTGCCGAAAACAAGCTGTTTGCCACCGTGGACGCCACCACCCGCAAGGTGGTGCTCGACAACCAGCCCTTTTTGCTGTCTGACACCGTTGGGTTCATCCGCAAGCTGCCCACCAAGCTCATTGAGAGCTTTAAGAGCACGCTCGATGAGATTCGGGAGGCCGACCTGCTGTTGCACGTGGTCGACATCTCGCACCCCGGCTTCGAGGAGCAGATTCAGGTGGTGAACGACACGCTGGCCGACATCGGCGCGGCCGACAAGCCGGCGCTGCTGGTATTCAACAAAATAGACCAGTACAAGCCCGACGACGCCCAGCACGACCCCTTCGGCGAATTGCAGGAGGCCGAGGCCGAAGAAACCGCCGCCCCGCGCCCACCGCTGGCGCAGCTGCAAGCCACCTACATGGCCAAGCTGCACGACCCGGTGGTGTTCGTCTCGGCCCAGGAGCGCACCAACCTGGAAGAGCTGCGCGAGCTGGTGGCCAAGCGCGTGGCCGCCCTGCACCAGCAGCGCTACCCTTACCAGAGCGCCGGCTACGGGCAGGAGTAA
- a CDS encoding c-type cytochrome: MMFRFPLLLSWLPLLAQAGPPTLPGQAIYQKNCARCHGANGKLGLNGAHDLTKSNLNAFGRTYMVTKGMGKMPSFEKVLTPAQVQQVVAYSLTLK; this comes from the coding sequence ATGATGTTTCGTTTCCCTCTGCTTCTTTCGTGGCTGCCGCTGCTGGCCCAGGCCGGCCCGCCCACGCTGCCCGGCCAAGCTATTTACCAAAAAAACTGCGCCCGCTGCCACGGGGCCAACGGCAAGCTGGGCCTCAACGGCGCCCACGACCTCACCAAAAGCAACCTCAACGCCTTCGGCCGTACCTACATGGTTACGAAAGGCATGGGCAAGATGCCTTCCTTCGAAAAGGTGCTCACGCCCGCCCAGGTGCAGCAGGTGGTGGCCTATTCGCTGACGCTGAAGTAA
- a CDS encoding DUF6268 family outer membrane beta-barrel protein, protein MSSSFMLRIGLLSAALVSGAGAARAQVQERVYPPAAPVGADSTADRQTFANPSVLGMGPSKGLIVRYERMPRFGVSSSAQVQGLSDFNTEATKNARLSIKGYIPAWNRPHLKVIVGLSYEREEFQFEKLPTTYELYDNIENKGLKSTAVQVAVIRPVDDVHWYLARVKGELSGDYTSDQLTKSDYSRFSAEAIYGWKRSPNFSWGVGFQYGYTFGRLSIYPAVIYNRTFNSRWGIEALAPARITLRYNANESSIFYAGYTVDGYNYIVKLNRAPLVRKNADGSPDLSKSVLNSLELRETEVKFRLRWERELLSFLWMGAEAGYRYNYAFDAFDRINGDREKIIDSQLNGAPYASLELFITPPRKLLEKSGVRR, encoded by the coding sequence ATGTCTTCTTCTTTTATGCTTCGGATTGGGCTGCTCTCGGCCGCGTTGGTGAGCGGCGCGGGTGCGGCGCGGGCGCAGGTACAGGAGCGGGTGTACCCGCCGGCCGCGCCCGTGGGGGCCGACAGCACCGCCGACCGCCAGACGTTTGCCAACCCCTCGGTATTGGGCATGGGCCCGAGCAAGGGCCTGATAGTGCGCTACGAGCGGATGCCCCGGTTCGGGGTGTCGTCGTCGGCGCAGGTGCAGGGGCTCAGCGACTTCAATACGGAAGCCACCAAAAACGCGCGGCTGTCCATCAAAGGCTACATTCCGGCCTGGAACCGGCCCCACCTCAAGGTCATCGTGGGCCTGAGCTACGAGCGGGAGGAGTTTCAGTTTGAAAAGCTACCGACCACCTACGAGCTCTACGACAACATCGAAAACAAGGGCCTGAAAAGCACGGCCGTGCAGGTGGCCGTCATTCGGCCGGTCGATGACGTGCACTGGTACCTGGCCCGCGTGAAGGGCGAGCTAAGCGGCGACTACACCTCCGACCAGCTCACCAAATCGGACTATTCGCGCTTCTCGGCCGAGGCCATTTATGGTTGGAAGCGCAGCCCGAACTTCTCGTGGGGCGTGGGCTTTCAGTACGGCTACACCTTCGGGCGCCTGAGCATCTACCCGGCCGTGATATACAACCGCACCTTCAACAGCCGCTGGGGCATTGAGGCGCTGGCGCCGGCCCGCATCACGCTGCGCTACAACGCCAACGAAAGCTCCATTTTCTACGCCGGCTACACCGTGGACGGCTACAACTACATCGTGAAGCTGAACCGGGCCCCGCTCGTTCGTAAAAACGCCGACGGCAGCCCCGACCTGAGTAAATCCGTCCTCAACTCCCTGGAGCTACGCGAAACGGAAGTGAAATTCCGCCTGCGCTGGGAGCGTGAGCTGCTCAGCTTCCTGTGGATGGGCGCCGAGGCCGGCTACCGCTACAACTACGCCTTCGACGCCTTTGACCGCATCAACGGCGACCGCGAAAAAATCATCGACTCGCAGCTCAACGGCGCCCCTTACGCCAGCCTGGAGTTGTTCATCACCCCGCCGCGCAAGCTGCTGGAAAAGTCTGGCGTGCGCCGATAG
- a CDS encoding SixA phosphatase family protein, translated as MKTLYLLRHAKSSWSFDELSDQERPLNDRGRDDAPAMGKALAKRRICPDLVVSSPAVRAMSTAVLVAREMQYPHDKIAVEPGIYGADVDGLLAIIHELPDTAESVLLVGHNPTITETANALSPTSFNELPTAAVVCLHFATDKWEEASKQNAEFYFYDYPKNVE; from the coding sequence ATGAAAACCCTCTATCTCCTTCGCCACGCCAAATCCAGCTGGAGCTTCGACGAGCTCAGCGACCAGGAGCGCCCGCTCAACGACCGGGGGCGCGACGATGCGCCCGCCATGGGCAAGGCCCTGGCCAAGCGCCGCATCTGCCCCGATTTGGTGGTGAGCTCGCCCGCCGTGCGCGCCATGAGCACAGCAGTGCTGGTGGCCCGCGAGATGCAGTACCCGCACGATAAAATTGCGGTGGAGCCCGGCATCTACGGCGCCGACGTGGACGGCCTGCTGGCCATCATCCACGAGCTGCCCGACACGGCCGAGTCGGTGCTGCTGGTGGGCCACAACCCTACCATCACCGAAACGGCCAATGCGCTGTCGCCCACCTCGTTCAACGAGCTGCCCACGGCGGCCGTGGTGTGCCTGCACTTCGCCACCGACAAGTGGGAAGAAGCCAGCAAGCAAAACGCCGAGTTTTATTTCTACGACTACCCGAAGAACGTGGAATAG
- a CDS encoding REP-associated tyrosine transposase: protein MRTIRACAAWPEYPKLLLRPARASLFWRAEAGASGYSFYFSTVDLTYYQRYLPHQLGVGQSYFITFRLAGSLPLEVLARLREEHILLEREAAAHRAAGHPDKPYDRQKRWFGHFDASLDAATAGPAYLNQPAIGLTVAQTLQFYHERGAYVLLAYCIMPNHVHLVVRLPEEAPLLARTLQRIKSFTARHINEAHCSNGRVWQPESYDHRIRSSRELQNVLAYVVNNPVKAGLVAEWQQWPYTFLHES, encoded by the coding sequence GTGAGAACGATACGGGCCTGCGCCGCCTGGCCCGAGTACCCGAAGCTCCTGCTTCGGCCCGCTAGAGCGTCGTTGTTCTGGCGGGCCGAAGCAGGAGCTTCGGGGTACTCGTTCTATTTTAGCACGGTGGACCTCACGTATTATCAGCGCTACCTGCCGCACCAGCTGGGTGTGGGGCAGTCGTACTTCATCACGTTCCGGCTGGCGGGCTCGCTGCCGCTGGAAGTGCTGGCGCGTTTGCGCGAAGAGCACATTTTACTGGAACGCGAGGCGGCGGCTCACCGGGCCGCCGGCCATCCCGATAAGCCTTACGACCGCCAAAAGAGGTGGTTTGGCCATTTCGACGCCTCGCTCGATGCTGCCACTGCCGGCCCGGCCTATTTAAACCAGCCGGCCATTGGGCTTACCGTGGCGCAGACATTGCAGTTTTACCACGAGCGGGGCGCCTATGTGTTGTTGGCGTATTGCATCATGCCAAACCATGTGCATCTGGTTGTACGCTTGCCCGAAGAAGCGCCGCTACTCGCCCGCACGCTGCAACGCATCAAAAGCTTTACGGCGCGGCATATCAACGAAGCGCATTGCAGCAATGGACGGGTGTGGCAGCCGGAGAGCTATGACCACCGCATCCGCAGTAGTCGGGAACTCCAGAACGTGCTGGCTTACGTGGTGAATAACCCGGTGAAGGCCGGTTTGGTGGCCGAGTGGCAGCAGTGGCCCTACACGTTCCTGCACGAGTCGTAA
- the rfbC gene encoding dTDP-4-dehydrorhamnose 3,5-epimerase, with protein MQAKSHALPGLIEFQPRLFGDPRGVFYETYSARLMQELGLPADLPWVQDNQSKSQPGVVRGLHFQRPPHAQAKLVRVAQGSALDVVVDIRRASPTYGQHATVELSAAQGNILFVPAGFAHGFVALEEDTLFLYKCSDYYAPSSEGGLLWNDPALGIEWGVHEPIISPKDAVLPTLAELDSPF; from the coding sequence ATGCAAGCAAAATCCCACGCCCTGCCGGGCCTCATCGAATTCCAGCCCCGTCTGTTTGGCGACCCGCGCGGGGTGTTCTACGAAACCTACAGCGCCCGCCTGATGCAGGAGCTGGGCCTGCCCGCCGACCTGCCGTGGGTGCAAGACAACCAATCCAAGTCGCAGCCGGGCGTGGTACGCGGCCTGCATTTCCAGCGCCCGCCCCACGCGCAGGCCAAGCTAGTGCGCGTGGCCCAAGGCAGCGCCCTCGACGTGGTGGTCGACATCCGCCGCGCCTCGCCCACCTACGGCCAGCACGCCACCGTGGAGCTAAGCGCCGCCCAAGGCAACATCCTGTTTGTGCCCGCCGGCTTCGCCCACGGCTTCGTGGCGCTGGAAGAAGACACGCTGTTTCTCTACAAGTGCTCCGACTACTACGCCCCCAGCTCCGAAGGCGGCCTGCTCTGGAACGACCCGGCCCTGGGCATCGAATGGGGCGTGCACGAGCCCATCATCTCGCCCAAAGACGCCGTGCTGCCCACCCTGGCAGAACTGGACAGCCCGTTTTAG
- a CDS encoding DUF262 domain-containing protein yields MATTKKIDGKAYSIGEILKKGVQYRVPTYQRDFAWSVDEIDTLWNDIMRGIDDEKKEYFIGAIVTSRTEEPKKRDIVDGQQRLAALSMIFAAIADAWKMRSDQSRESLVKNEFLGDVDRRTLTITPKLTLNENNDTFYQACVIGGEIVEDKDKKALISSNKLILAGYGRIKFLLEEWIAKNPESFKENLIILEEFISESIYAILIETGDESDAYVTFETLNGRGIELATSDLVKNFLFSKAGSNIDKFKKTWNEILLIIGSEGLTQFIRYFWNAYYDVAREKELYKNIKETIKETSSAKSMIDKLRTVAVYNDALSNPEHPYWSEFSNEYKQYLNALNLFKFSQYKPIMFAAMDFMNPVDLTKVLKVIMVISFRYTVISGLNTGSLERVYPSAALAITANRKIRPKGVFDLLKSVYVDDSKFEADFAQRFFNKDSIARYILKEINDSLSGSESAASAKITVEHILPKNPNSDWKKYLGGMKSDELVYLIGNLTLLDGAKNREIGNSTFEVKKVKAFNKSVLSINDSIKSQLYWSNKSIIERSESLAKTAVKIWRLDY; encoded by the coding sequence ATGGCTACTACTAAAAAAATTGATGGTAAAGCGTACTCTATTGGAGAGATATTGAAGAAAGGAGTACAATATCGCGTGCCAACGTATCAACGTGATTTCGCTTGGTCAGTTGACGAAATTGATACTCTATGGAACGATATAATGAGAGGTATAGACGATGAAAAAAAAGAGTATTTCATTGGCGCAATAGTAACAAGTAGAACAGAGGAGCCTAAAAAGAGAGATATAGTTGATGGGCAACAGAGGCTTGCTGCCTTATCCATGATTTTTGCTGCTATTGCTGATGCATGGAAGATGCGTAGCGACCAATCACGCGAATCTCTTGTGAAGAATGAATTTCTTGGAGATGTCGATAGAAGAACATTGACGATAACGCCTAAACTCACTCTCAATGAAAATAATGATACTTTCTATCAAGCATGCGTGATTGGAGGAGAAATAGTTGAGGATAAGGATAAGAAGGCTCTTATATCTTCTAACAAGTTAATTCTTGCAGGTTACGGACGAATTAAATTTCTTCTTGAGGAGTGGATAGCTAAAAATCCAGAGTCGTTTAAAGAAAATCTTATAATTCTGGAAGAGTTTATATCGGAGAGTATTTATGCTATTCTTATCGAAACGGGAGACGAGTCGGATGCATACGTAACATTCGAAACTCTCAATGGACGAGGTATCGAATTGGCTACATCAGACCTTGTCAAAAATTTTTTATTCTCGAAGGCCGGCTCTAATATTGATAAGTTTAAGAAAACATGGAATGAAATATTATTAATTATCGGAAGCGAGGGTCTGACTCAATTTATCCGATATTTCTGGAATGCTTATTACGATGTTGCTAGAGAAAAGGAATTGTATAAAAACATCAAAGAGACAATAAAAGAGACGTCTTCTGCTAAATCTATGATTGATAAGTTGAGGACTGTTGCTGTTTACAACGATGCTCTTTCAAATCCTGAACATCCATATTGGTCAGAATTTTCAAATGAATATAAACAATACCTAAATGCGCTCAATCTATTCAAGTTCAGTCAGTATAAGCCAATAATGTTTGCTGCTATGGATTTTATGAATCCAGTGGATTTAACAAAGGTATTGAAAGTAATAATGGTTATATCTTTCAGGTATACAGTTATTTCAGGGCTAAACACTGGAAGTCTGGAGCGAGTATACCCAAGCGCTGCGCTTGCTATAACTGCTAATCGAAAAATACGCCCTAAAGGTGTATTCGACCTATTGAAATCTGTCTATGTAGATGATTCTAAATTTGAAGCTGATTTTGCGCAAAGATTTTTTAATAAGGACAGTATAGCACGTTATATATTGAAGGAGATAAACGATTCATTGTCTGGCAGTGAATCGGCTGCTAGTGCTAAAATCACTGTGGAGCACATATTGCCTAAGAACCCAAACTCAGACTGGAAAAAGTATTTGGGAGGTATGAAATCCGATGAATTAGTGTACCTCATAGGTAATTTGACTCTTCTTGATGGTGCTAAAAATAGAGAAATAGGTAATAGTACTTTTGAAGTAAAAAAAGTAAAGGCATTCAATAAGTCTGTTCTTAGTATCAATGATAGTATTAAAAGCCAGCTTTATTGGTCTAATAAAAGCATCATTGAACGTTCAGAATCACTTGCAAAAACAGCTGTAAAAATATGGAGACTGGATTACTAG